From a single Sinorhizobium sp. RAC02 genomic region:
- a CDS encoding glycoside hydrolase/phage tail family protein has product MATLLFQAAGAALGSVFGPFGAILGRAAGALAGSMVDRALINGGTTMSGARLNDGRVPGAEEGTAVSRVYGTARVGGTLIWATRFEEEVTVERAGGKASGPRVETFRYFANFAVGICEGPIAGIRRVWADGRELDLTSIEMRLHRGTATQAPDPLIEAKQGAGNVPAYRGLAYAVFERLPLDTFGNRVPVMQFEVLKPVGSLEGKVRAVTLIPGSSEHGYDPQLVTEKLGAGKGRNINRNTLTAATDWEASIDELQALCPNLERVGLVVSWFGTDLRAGHCRIVPGVEIAAREAESRPWRVSGLTRASATLVSRSGGGPAYGGTPSDASVVAAIKDLKARGLKVYFYPFLMMDVPADNVLPDPYGGTRQAPYPWRGRITCHPPSANGTGAARTQVEAFVGSAEAGDFSVSGETVNGPAGDEGFRRLILHYALLAQAAGGVDGFIVGSELRGLTWLRDGTGQFPFVEALTALAADVRAILGPATKLTYAADWTEYFGYQPAGSGEVRFHLDPLWASPTIDAIGIDNYMPLSDWQDGDTLSGNPDGFRHSEDAAAMRGMIARGEGFDWYYADMAARRARVRTPITDGMAGKPWVFRYKDLENWWGNHHYERGVGGAELPTPTAWVPRSKPIWFTELGCPAIDKGPNQPNVFVDPKSSENALPYHSGGARNDAVQRRFLDAHHGWWQGSGPEEGMVDAGHIFLWTWDARPYPAFPEDTALWSDGLNWQRGHWLNARLGAGTTADVIAAILNDHGFSDFDVSGVAGDLPGFVQAEQTSARTLIEPLMEAFQIDALEADGRLIFRSRRKSALPPVAIDVFAERPDEALFEESRGHASDFAGEAILDHFDDVGGYVRVAARSRRMGGGNDRVLRLALPAVLHAGAAATSVETALRDQRAGRQRLTFRLPPTVLGTTPGDVVRLAGGPEGRFLITGITDGLVREVEARAIAAGENPAPVLPDIRRNLARGAGAADAFSPEIALLDLPIYGAGDALDFARVAAYARPWRAMVVSNSLTSEGFRARARLERPARIGWLVEPLIPGVIGRFDPGRTIVLDMMSGGLASVSTLAVLNGANRLAIKGGNGAWEIVGFTGASEIAPERWRLTGLLRALNGTDDAMLAGHVAGAQVVLLDDAVRPLGLNVEEMGRLLNWIVEPVGAGQGKEGPFAFAGGERALTPFSPVHLRGKRGTDGAVRFSWIRRGRIDSDNWAAAEIPLDEPSEAYRLDILSGETVLRSVDTTTAAFTYPAALELADFGAPQTTLSIRVRQLGRAVPFGLPARAVITL; this is encoded by the coding sequence ATGGCGACCCTTCTTTTCCAGGCGGCCGGTGCCGCGCTCGGCAGCGTTTTCGGCCCGTTCGGCGCCATTCTCGGGCGGGCGGCGGGTGCGCTGGCCGGCTCGATGGTCGACCGCGCGCTCATCAATGGCGGCACCACGATGTCCGGTGCGCGGCTGAACGACGGGCGCGTGCCGGGCGCGGAGGAGGGCACGGCGGTGAGCCGCGTTTACGGTACGGCCCGCGTCGGCGGCACGCTGATCTGGGCGACGCGCTTCGAGGAGGAGGTGACGGTCGAGCGGGCCGGCGGCAAGGCGAGCGGGCCGCGCGTGGAGACGTTTCGATATTTCGCGAACTTCGCGGTGGGGATTTGCGAGGGGCCGATCGCCGGCATCCGTCGGGTCTGGGCGGATGGGCGCGAGCTGGACCTGACGTCGATCGAGATGCGTCTGCATCGCGGCACGGCGACCCAAGCCCCCGATCCGCTGATCGAGGCGAAGCAGGGGGCGGGCAATGTGCCTGCCTATCGCGGGCTTGCCTATGCCGTGTTCGAGCGGTTGCCGCTCGATACGTTCGGCAACCGCGTGCCTGTCATGCAGTTCGAGGTGTTGAAGCCGGTCGGCTCGCTGGAGGGCAAGGTGCGGGCGGTCACGCTCATTCCCGGGTCGAGCGAGCACGGCTACGACCCGCAGCTGGTCACGGAAAAGCTCGGGGCCGGCAAGGGGCGCAACATCAACCGCAACACGCTGACCGCGGCGACCGACTGGGAAGCCTCGATCGACGAATTGCAGGCGCTGTGCCCGAACCTGGAGCGGGTGGGGCTGGTCGTCTCGTGGTTCGGGACGGACCTTCGCGCCGGTCATTGCAGGATCGTGCCGGGCGTCGAGATTGCCGCGCGCGAGGCCGAGAGCCGGCCGTGGCGCGTTTCAGGCCTGACGCGCGCCAGCGCCACGCTGGTGAGCCGGAGCGGCGGCGGGCCGGCCTATGGCGGCACGCCGTCCGATGCGAGCGTGGTCGCGGCGATCAAGGACCTGAAGGCGCGGGGGCTCAAGGTCTATTTCTATCCCTTCCTGATGATGGACGTGCCGGCGGACAATGTGTTGCCGGATCCCTATGGCGGAACCCGACAGGCGCCCTATCCCTGGCGTGGGCGTATCACCTGCCATCCGCCGTCGGCAAACGGCACCGGCGCGGCGCGCACACAGGTCGAGGCTTTTGTCGGGAGCGCGGAGGCGGGGGATTTTTCCGTTTCCGGCGAGACGGTCAACGGACCTGCGGGGGACGAAGGGTTCCGCCGGCTGATCCTGCACTATGCGTTGCTGGCGCAGGCGGCCGGTGGTGTCGATGGCTTCATCGTGGGATCGGAGCTGCGTGGCCTGACCTGGCTGCGCGACGGGACGGGACAATTTCCCTTCGTCGAGGCGCTGACGGCGCTGGCGGCGGATGTCCGGGCGATCCTTGGGCCAGCCACGAAGCTCACCTACGCGGCGGACTGGACGGAGTATTTCGGCTATCAGCCGGCGGGCAGTGGCGAGGTGCGGTTTCATCTCGATCCGCTCTGGGCCTCGCCGACGATCGACGCGATCGGCATCGACAATTATATGCCGCTTTCCGACTGGCAGGATGGCGACACGCTCTCGGGCAATCCGGATGGATTCCGGCATTCGGAAGACGCTGCGGCCATGCGCGGCATGATCGCGCGGGGCGAGGGTTTTGACTGGTACTATGCCGATATGGCGGCGCGCCGTGCGCGTGTTCGCACGCCGATTACCGACGGCATGGCGGGGAAGCCCTGGGTCTTCCGCTACAAGGACCTGGAAAACTGGTGGGGCAACCACCATTACGAGCGCGGGGTCGGCGGTGCCGAGCTTCCGACGCCTACGGCCTGGGTGCCGCGCTCCAAGCCGATCTGGTTTACGGAACTTGGCTGCCCGGCCATCGACAAGGGGCCGAACCAGCCGAATGTCTTCGTCGACCCCAAAAGTTCGGAAAATGCACTGCCCTACCATTCGGGCGGTGCGCGCAACGACGCGGTGCAGCGGCGTTTTCTCGATGCGCATCACGGCTGGTGGCAGGGAAGCGGACCGGAAGAGGGCATGGTCGATGCCGGCCACATTTTCCTGTGGACCTGGGATGCGCGGCCCTATCCGGCCTTTCCGGAGGATACCGCGCTGTGGTCGGATGGCCTCAACTGGCAGCGCGGGCACTGGCTCAATGCGCGGCTTGGGGCCGGTACGACCGCGGATGTCATTGCCGCCATCCTGAATGATCACGGGTTTTCGGACTTCGACGTCTCGGGCGTCGCGGGCGATCTGCCGGGTTTTGTGCAGGCGGAGCAGACCTCGGCGCGCACCCTGATCGAGCCGCTGATGGAAGCCTTCCAGATCGATGCGCTGGAAGCGGACGGCAGGCTCATCTTTCGCTCCCGGCGGAAATCGGCCTTGCCGCCGGTCGCAATCGACGTGTTTGCCGAGCGTCCGGACGAGGCCCTGTTCGAGGAAAGCCGCGGGCACGCGAGCGACTTTGCCGGTGAGGCGATCCTCGACCATTTCGACGATGTGGGCGGCTATGTGCGCGTTGCGGCCCGCTCGCGCCGCATGGGGGGCGGCAACGACCGCGTGCTGCGGCTGGCGCTTCCGGCGGTCCTGCATGCGGGCGCTGCTGCAACGAGCGTCGAAACGGCCCTGCGCGACCAGCGTGCGGGGCGGCAGCGGTTGACGTTCCGCCTGCCGCCAACGGTGCTTGGGACCACGCCGGGTGATGTCGTGCGGCTGGCCGGTGGTCCCGAAGGGCGCTTTCTGATCACCGGCATCACCGACGGGCTGGTGCGGGAGGTGGAGGCGCGGGCGATCGCGGCGGGGGAAAATCCCGCGCCGGTTCTTCCGGACATTCGGCGCAACCTGGCGCGCGGTGCCGGTGCGGCGGATGCCTTTTCACCGGAAATCGCGTTGCTCGACCTGCCGATCTATGGCGCCGGCGATGCGCTGGATTTTGCGCGCGTTGCCGCCTATGCGCGGCCGTGGCGGGCTATGGTCGTGTCGAATTCCCTGACGAGCGAAGGCTTTCGCGCCCGCGCCCGGCTGGAGCGGCCGGCGCGCATCGGCTGGCTGGTCGAACCGCTTATCCCCGGCGTCATCGGACGGTTTGATCCGGGCAGGACGATCGTGCTGGACATGATGTCCGGCGGGCTTGCCTCGGTATCGACACTTGCCGTGCTGAACGGTGCCAACCGTCTTGCCATCAAGGGCGGGAACGGGGCGTGGGAGATCGTCGGCTTTACCGGGGCGAGCGAGATCGCGCCGGAGCGCTGGCGGCTGACGGGCCTGCTGCGCGCCCTGAATGGCACGGACGACGCCATGCTGGCCGGTCATGTGGCTGGTGCGCAGGTGGTTTTGCTCGACGATGCGGTCCGGCCGCTCGGCCTCAATGTGGAGGAGATGGGCCGGCTTTTAAACTGGATCGTCGAGCCGGTCGGGGCGGGGCAAGGAAAAGAGGGGCCTTTTGCCTTTGCCGGTGGCGAGCGGGCGTTGACGCCGTTTTCGCCGGTGCATCTTCGCGGGAAGCGCGGGACGGACGGCGCGGTGCGGTTTTCCTGGATCCGGCGCGGGCGAATCGATTCGGACAATTGGGCCGCTGCCGAAATCCCGCTCGACGAACCGTCGGAGGCCTATCGGCTGGACATTCTCTCCGGCGAGACGGTGCTGCGGAGCGTCGACACGACGACGGCTGCCTTCACTTACCCTGCCGCATTGGAGCTTGCCGATTTCGGCGCGCCGCAGACGACACTCTCGATTCGCGTGCGCCAGCTTGGCCGGGCGGTGCCGTTCGGCCTGCCGGCGCGCGCCGTGATCACCCTTTGA
- a CDS encoding NlpC/P60 family protein, producing the protein MSEVFADRVVAVARGFVGTPYRHQGALKGVGCDCLGLIRGVWRELYGVEPEVPAPYAMDWAERAGEERLLDAAARHCGAMLPLSQLRPGDLLIFRWRAGVAAKHAGIAASEERFIHAYEQAAVIESPLVPSWRRRIAGVFRFPEPF; encoded by the coding sequence ATGAGTGAGGTCTTTGCCGATCGCGTCGTCGCCGTTGCGCGCGGGTTCGTGGGCACGCCCTATCGCCATCAGGGGGCGCTGAAGGGCGTCGGCTGCGATTGTCTGGGGCTGATCCGCGGCGTGTGGCGGGAGCTTTACGGCGTCGAGCCCGAAGTGCCCGCGCCCTATGCGATGGACTGGGCGGAGCGGGCAGGCGAGGAGCGGTTGCTCGATGCCGCGGCGCGCCATTGCGGGGCGATGCTGCCGCTGTCCCAGCTGCGGCCGGGCGATCTTCTCATCTTCCGCTGGCGGGCGGGGGTGGCGGCGAAACATGCCGGCATCGCCGCGTCCGAGGAACGTTTCATCCATGCCTATGAGCAGGCGGCGGTCATCGAATCGCCGCTCGTGCCCTCCTGGCGCCGGCGCATCGCCGGCGTCTTCCGTTTTCCGGAGCCTTTCTGA
- a CDS encoding DUF2163 domain-containing protein, with the protein MRTIPAGLQAHLDGGVTTLCHAWKVTRRDGAVMGFADHDHTLSFDGVDYLAASGFEGSEVEDTGGLSAEGGDVSGGFSAEAIRMEDLSAGRYDGAKVEVYTVNWQDPSQRLLLRTAELGEVRREGGFFRAELRRLTHALDQVRGRIYGHRCDAVLGDTRCGVNIASPDFRGTATVSAVLDDMHIRVSGLSSFTERFFRHGVLLFMSGAANGLTADIEDQRKAGGADELTFWLPVPAGVVVGDAVLVTAGCDKRFSTCRTKFANGLSFRGFPHMPGSDFTYGYADGETAHDGRPLYE; encoded by the coding sequence ATGAGGACCATACCGGCCGGTTTGCAGGCCCATCTCGACGGCGGGGTGACGACGCTCTGCCACGCCTGGAAAGTGACGCGGCGGGATGGCGCAGTAATGGGCTTTGCCGACCACGACCACACGCTCTCCTTCGACGGGGTGGATTATCTGGCGGCGAGCGGCTTCGAGGGAAGCGAGGTTGAGGATACCGGCGGGCTTTCCGCCGAGGGCGGCGATGTGTCCGGCGGTTTTTCCGCCGAGGCGATCCGCATGGAGGATCTTTCGGCCGGGCGCTACGACGGGGCGAAGGTCGAGGTCTATACCGTCAACTGGCAGGATCCGTCGCAGCGGCTGCTGTTGCGCACGGCGGAGCTTGGCGAGGTACGGCGTGAAGGCGGGTTTTTCCGCGCGGAACTGCGGCGGCTGACCCATGCGCTGGACCAGGTGCGCGGGCGGATTTACGGCCATCGCTGTGATGCGGTGCTGGGCGACACCCGGTGCGGCGTGAACATCGCCTCGCCTGATTTTCGTGGGACGGCGACGGTGAGCGCGGTGCTGGACGACATGCACATCCGCGTCAGCGGGCTTTCGAGTTTCACTGAGCGGTTTTTTCGCCATGGCGTGCTGCTCTTCATGAGCGGCGCGGCGAACGGGCTGACCGCGGATATCGAGGACCAGCGCAAGGCGGGCGGGGCGGACGAGCTGACCTTCTGGCTGCCGGTGCCGGCCGGTGTCGTCGTCGGTGATGCGGTGCTGGTGACGGCGGGGTGCGACAAGCGCTTTTCGACCTGCCGGACGAAATTCGCCAACGGGCTGAGTTTCCGCGGCTTTCCGCATATGCCGGGCAGCGACTTCACCTATGGCTATGCCGATGGCGAGACCGCGCATGACGGGAGGCCGCTCTATGAGTGA
- a CDS encoding DUF2460 domain-containing protein codes for MTAGFHEVRFPLRVALGTSGGPVRRTDIVSLSNGRENRNRRWQDARRRYDAGSGLRSVEDLYAVLAFFETRAGQFYGFRFRDPVDHKSCAPGAAVGAGDQVIGTGNGVTATFQLVKRYADAGGETVRVIEKPVAETVVISVAGGAVPPVDFTVDPVLGTVTFKPGKIPTSGTIRAGFEFDVPVRFDTDRIDIDLAQFDAGRIPSIPLVEIKP; via the coding sequence ATGACGGCAGGATTTCACGAGGTGCGGTTTCCGCTGCGCGTGGCGCTCGGCACGAGCGGCGGGCCGGTGCGCCGAACGGATATCGTCAGCCTTTCCAACGGGCGGGAAAACCGCAACCGGCGCTGGCAGGATGCGCGGCGCCGCTATGATGCCGGCTCCGGCTTACGCTCGGTCGAGGACCTGTATGCCGTGCTCGCCTTTTTCGAGACGCGGGCGGGGCAGTTTTACGGATTCCGCTTTCGCGATCCGGTGGATCACAAGTCCTGTGCGCCGGGTGCTGCCGTTGGTGCCGGCGACCAGGTCATCGGCACGGGAAACGGCGTGACGGCGACGTTCCAGCTGGTGAAACGCTATGCGGATGCCGGTGGTGAAACCGTGCGGGTGATCGAAAAGCCGGTGGCGGAGACGGTGGTCATTTCCGTCGCCGGGGGCGCGGTGCCGCCAGTGGATTTCACCGTGGATCCCGTGCTTGGAACCGTGACCTTCAAGCCCGGCAAGATACCCACCTCGGGCACCATCCGCGCCGGGTTCGAGTTCGACGTGCCGGTGCGCTTCGACACGGATCGGATCGATATCGACCTGGCGCAGTTCGATGCCGGGCGCATCCCGTCCATTCCGCTGGTGGAGATCAAGCCATGA
- a CDS encoding phage tail tape measure protein → MANAGDEPLSGTLQDAEQLSTILNDLDLRSRSFGAALTSALKGAVVDGKGLDGVLRGLALRMSDIALSVGLKPLQGLLTSGISGLLGGATSMFSGGAAGVSAGGGLSAATGGLSLFARGGVTPFAKGGVVAAPTYFGSGGGVGLMGEAGAEAILPLQRGPDGALGVAAADVGSGPRIVFNVTAQDAASFRKSEGQIAAMLTRAVGRGQRSL, encoded by the coding sequence ATGGCGAATGCGGGTGACGAACCTCTCTCCGGCACGCTGCAGGATGCCGAACAGCTTTCGACGATCCTCAACGACCTGGACCTGCGCTCGCGCTCCTTTGGTGCTGCGCTGACGAGCGCGCTCAAGGGCGCGGTCGTCGACGGCAAGGGGCTGGACGGCGTGCTGCGCGGTCTTGCGCTGCGCATGAGCGATATTGCGCTTTCGGTGGGATTGAAGCCGCTTCAGGGGCTTTTGACCTCCGGCATTTCCGGGTTGCTCGGCGGCGCCACGTCCATGTTCTCCGGTGGTGCGGCGGGCGTCTCTGCGGGTGGCGGTTTGTCTGCTGCCACGGGTGGTCTTTCGCTGTTTGCCAGGGGCGGCGTGACGCCCTTCGCCAAGGGCGGCGTCGTCGCCGCGCCGACCTATTTCGGCAGCGGCGGTGGCGTCGGGCTGATGGGCGAGGCGGGGGCGGAGGCGATCCTGCCGTTGCAGCGTGGACCGGACGGCGCGCTCGGCGTGGCGGCGGCGGATGTCGGCAGCGGGCCGCGCATCGTCTTCAACGTGACGGCGCAGGACGCGGCAAGCTTCCGCAAGTCGGAAGGCCAGATCGCCGCCATGCTGACCCGTGCCGTCGGGCGCGGGCAGCGCAGCTTGTGA
- a CDS encoding rcc01693 family protein has translation MSGEAPAFPWEAALHAGLCRMRLPAKDFWALTPRELGFSLGLIRPSPAVPARKTFDVLMRAFPDDTFSDDKE, from the coding sequence GTGAGCGGCGAAGCGCCGGCCTTCCCTTGGGAAGCGGCGCTTCATGCCGGCCTCTGCCGCATGCGGCTTCCTGCAAAGGATTTCTGGGCGCTGACGCCGCGCGAACTCGGCTTCTCGCTGGGGCTGATCCGGCCGTCTCCGGCGGTGCCGGCGCGCAAAACCTTCGACGTGCTGATGCGCGCCTTTCCCGATGACACTTTTTCCGATGACAAGGAGTGA
- a CDS encoding gene transfer agent family protein, which produces MGARANRHRGEIEGVLDGERRVLCLTLGALAELETAFAVDSLAGLAERFSVGRLKADDLIRIIGAGLRGGGNLLTDEEVAGMAVADGLAGFARIAAALLEATFGAGGEADTQNPPPPHPV; this is translated from the coding sequence ATGGGTGCGCGGGCGAACCGGCACCGCGGCGAGATCGAAGGCGTGCTCGACGGCGAGCGGCGGGTGCTGTGCCTGACGCTCGGCGCGCTTGCCGAACTGGAGACGGCCTTTGCCGTCGACAGCCTGGCGGGGCTCGCCGAGCGATTTTCCGTCGGCCGGTTGAAGGCAGACGACCTGATCCGCATCATCGGTGCTGGGCTGCGCGGCGGTGGCAACCTGCTGACCGACGAGGAGGTTGCAGGCATGGCGGTGGCCGATGGGTTGGCGGGGTTTGCGCGGATCGCAGCCGCACTGCTTGAGGCAACCTTCGGTGCGGGCGGCGAGGCGGACACGCAAAACCCTCCGCCGCCGCATCCGGTGTGA
- a CDS encoding phage major tail protein, TP901-1 family, which yields MVAQKGRDLLLKVDNGASFTTVAGLRSKRLSFNAQLVDVTDGDSAGRWRELLGGAGVQRAAVSGTGIFKDQASDTLVRSLFFAGTIVDWQLVIPNFGTVSGPFQIAALEYSGAHDGEVVFEIALESAGSLAFEVL from the coding sequence ATGGTGGCACAGAAGGGGCGTGACCTGCTGCTCAAGGTCGACAACGGAGCGAGCTTTACGACGGTTGCGGGGCTGCGGTCGAAGCGGCTGTCGTTCAATGCCCAGCTCGTCGACGTGACGGACGGGGATTCGGCGGGGCGCTGGCGGGAGTTGCTCGGCGGCGCCGGCGTGCAGCGCGCGGCGGTGAGCGGCACCGGGATTTTCAAGGACCAGGCCTCCGATACGCTGGTGCGTTCGCTGTTCTTCGCCGGCACGATCGTCGACTGGCAACTCGTCATTCCGAATTTCGGCACGGTCTCCGGGCCGTTCCAGATCGCGGCGCTCGAATATTCCGGCGCCCATGACGGCGAGGTCGTGTTCGAGATCGCGCTGGAATCGGCCGGGTCGCTCGCCTTCGAGGTCCTGTGA
- a CDS encoding DUF3168 domain-containing protein — protein MSAASALQKAIFARLSGDAALTALVGASGVTDRRLTEPAAPLVVIAGIDSQDHSTASEPGEEHTVTLEAWSEAAGHRQVQAIAAAVRAALHDAALTLPGHHLVLLFHSDTQLRRDEKSRFHRAEMRFRAVTEPDS, from the coding sequence ATGAGCGCGGCTTCCGCCCTGCAGAAGGCGATCTTTGCCCGGCTTTCGGGGGATGCTGCGTTGACGGCGCTTGTCGGCGCCAGCGGCGTCACGGACCGTCGGCTCACCGAGCCAGCCGCGCCGCTGGTGGTGATCGCGGGTATCGACAGCCAGGACCATTCGACGGCGAGCGAGCCGGGCGAGGAGCACACCGTGACGCTGGAGGCCTGGTCCGAGGCGGCGGGGCACAGGCAGGTGCAGGCGATCGCCGCGGCGGTGCGGGCGGCGTTGCACGATGCGGCGCTCACGCTTCCCGGCCACCACCTCGTGCTGCTCTTTCATAGCGACACCCAGCTTCGGCGCGACGAGAAATCCCGCTTCCACCGGGCGGAAATGCGGTTCCGGGCGGTGACGGAGCCGGACAGCTAA
- a CDS encoding phage head closure protein, translating into MARIIDPGRLSARLVLERPAETPDGQGGVTRSFSALATPWARIEPVVAKADEAAGALPVTVTHRIWLRWRDDLAGGMRLRKGTRLFVIRAFRDPDEAGRYALCDCEEIKS; encoded by the coding sequence ATGGCGCGGATCATCGATCCCGGCAGGCTTTCGGCGCGGCTCGTGCTGGAGCGGCCGGCAGAAACGCCGGACGGGCAGGGCGGCGTGACGCGGAGTTTTTCCGCGCTGGCGACGCCGTGGGCGCGCATCGAGCCCGTGGTCGCAAAAGCGGACGAGGCGGCGGGCGCCTTGCCGGTGACGGTGACGCACCGCATCTGGCTGCGCTGGCGGGATGATCTGGCCGGCGGCATGCGGCTGCGCAAGGGCACGCGCCTTTTTGTGATCCGTGCTTTTCGCGATCCGGACGAGGCGGGGCGTTACGCGCTCTGCGACTGTGAGGAGATCAAATCATGA
- a CDS encoding phage major capsid protein encodes MTEIQKTAPEIKAVPETMTAAFDDFMEAFEVFKETNDRRLGEIEQKMTADVVTRDKVDRINRAMDEQKRVLDQLALKRARPALGGSGEGNLEVAEHKAAFSAYMRRGDDAALRALESKAMSVGSAADGGYLVPPETDSDIGRRLSAASPIRALATVRQVSGTVLKKPFATTGMAAGWVAETAARPQTGNAQLAELSFPTMELYAMPAATPALLDDAAVDVESWIASEIDIVFGEQEGTAFVSGDGTNKPKGFLSYTNVAEASWSWGNIGYIATGAAGAFKASNPSDTLFDTIYALKAGHRQNGTFVMNRKTQGAIRKFKDADGNYLWRPPASVGQSASLLGFAIAEAEDMPDVAADSFSIAFGDFRSGYLVVDRTGVRVLRDPYSAKPYVLFYTTKRIGGGVQNFEAIKLVKFAAS; translated from the coding sequence ATGACGGAAATCCAGAAGACCGCGCCGGAAATCAAGGCCGTGCCGGAAACCATGACCGCTGCCTTCGACGACTTCATGGAGGCCTTCGAGGTCTTCAAGGAGACGAACGACCGCCGGCTCGGCGAAATCGAGCAGAAGATGACCGCCGACGTGGTGACGCGCGACAAGGTGGACCGCATCAACCGCGCGATGGACGAGCAGAAGCGCGTGCTCGACCAGCTGGCGCTGAAGAGGGCGCGCCCGGCGCTCGGCGGCAGCGGTGAGGGCAATCTCGAGGTGGCCGAGCACAAGGCGGCCTTCTCCGCCTATATGCGCCGCGGCGACGACGCAGCACTCCGCGCGCTGGAGAGCAAGGCCATGTCGGTCGGCTCGGCGGCTGACGGCGGTTACCTCGTGCCGCCGGAAACGGATAGCGACATCGGCCGCCGGCTGTCCGCCGCCTCGCCGATCCGTGCGCTTGCGACTGTGCGCCAGGTGTCCGGCACGGTGCTGAAGAAGCCGTTCGCGACGACCGGCATGGCGGCGGGCTGGGTGGCGGAAACCGCGGCGCGTCCGCAGACCGGCAATGCGCAGCTTGCCGAACTTTCTTTCCCGACCATGGAACTCTATGCCATGCCGGCGGCCACCCCGGCATTGCTCGACGATGCGGCGGTGGATGTCGAAAGCTGGATCGCCTCGGAGATCGACATCGTCTTCGGCGAGCAGGAGGGCACGGCCTTCGTTTCCGGCGACGGCACCAACAAGCCGAAGGGCTTCCTCAGCTACACCAACGTTGCCGAGGCGAGCTGGAGCTGGGGCAATATCGGCTATATCGCGACGGGTGCCGCCGGCGCCTTCAAGGCGAGCAATCCGTCCGACACGCTGTTCGACACGATCTATGCGCTGAAGGCCGGGCACCGGCAGAACGGCACCTTCGTGATGAACCGCAAGACGCAGGGCGCGATCCGCAAGTTCAAGGATGCGGACGGCAACTACCTGTGGCGCCCGCCGGCTTCAGTCGGCCAGTCGGCCTCGCTGCTCGGCTTTGCCATCGCGGAAGCCGAGGACATGCCGGACGTGGCAGCGGACAGTTTTTCGATCGCCTTCGGCGACTTCCGCTCCGGCTATCTCGTCGTCGACCGCACGGGCGTGCGCGTGCTGCGCGACCCGTATTCCGCCAAGCCCTACGTGCTGTTCTACACGACCAAGCGCATCGGCGGCGGTGTGCAGAACTTCGAGGCGATCAAGCTGGTGAAGTTCGCGGCGAGCTGA
- a CDS encoding HK97 family phage prohead protease — protein sequence MTTDDLPVWRTKKYADLTLAGVASDGVFSGYASLFGEVDFGKDAIAPGAFVRSLERRGAAGVRMLFQHDPAEPIGRWRAIREDARGLYVEGVLSPGVARAREVLNLMKSGALDGLSIGFQTVRSKTDRASGVRRILEADLWEISVVTFPMLPSARVSNVKNARWFRDRETELVRTMRRAARMMKR from the coding sequence ATGACAACCGACGACCTGCCGGTCTGGCGGACGAAGAAATATGCCGATCTGACGCTTGCCGGCGTCGCCAGTGACGGGGTGTTTTCCGGCTATGCCAGCCTGTTCGGCGAGGTGGATTTCGGCAAGGACGCGATCGCGCCCGGCGCCTTTGTCCGCTCGCTGGAAAGGCGCGGGGCCGCCGGAGTGCGCATGCTCTTCCAGCACGATCCGGCCGAGCCGATCGGGCGCTGGCGGGCGATCCGCGAGGATGCGCGCGGCCTCTATGTCGAGGGCGTGCTTTCGCCCGGCGTGGCGCGAGCCCGCGAGGTGCTGAACCTCATGAAGTCCGGCGCGCTCGACGGGCTTTCCATCGGCTTCCAGACGGTGCGCTCGAAGACCGACCGGGCGAGCGGGGTGCGCCGCATCCTGGAGGCGGATCTCTGGGAAATCTCGGTCGTCACCTTTCCCATGCTGCCCTCGGCACGGGTGTCGAACGTGAAGAATGCGCGGTGGTTCCGCGACCGGGAAACGGAGCTCGTGCGCACCATGCGCCGGGCGGCCCGGATGATGAAACGCTAG